A single window of Leptolyngbya ohadii IS1 DNA harbors:
- a CDS encoding LON peptidase substrate-binding domain-containing protein, with the protein MTFSSSIAVRELPLFPLPEVVLFPGRRLPLHIFEFRYRIMMHTILQSDRRFGVLMVDPTEGKVSGVGCCAEIVQHKRTSDDRMYVETIGQQRFRVLEYVRERPYYVGLVEWVEDHPPEQDLRGLAGDVNQLLEDVVKLSTKLTGQEIELPDDIPESPIDLSYWVASNLQGVPQEQQSLLELQDTAARLEREAEILTSTRNHLAARTALKDVFQ; encoded by the coding sequence ATGACTTTTTCCTCATCGATCGCCGTTCGTGAACTGCCCCTCTTTCCCTTGCCCGAAGTCGTCCTGTTTCCCGGTCGCCGTCTGCCGCTGCATATCTTTGAGTTCCGCTACCGGATTATGATGCATACCATTCTTCAGAGCGATCGCCGCTTTGGAGTGCTGATGGTTGATCCGACGGAGGGGAAGGTCTCTGGAGTGGGTTGCTGTGCGGAAATTGTGCAGCATAAGCGCACCTCGGACGATCGGATGTATGTGGAGACGATCGGGCAACAGCGGTTTCGAGTGCTGGAATATGTGCGAGAGCGTCCCTACTACGTGGGATTGGTGGAGTGGGTTGAAGACCATCCGCCGGAACAGGATTTGCGCGGTTTAGCAGGCGATGTGAATCAGCTTCTAGAGGATGTGGTGAAGCTGTCCACGAAGCTAACGGGACAGGAAATTGAACTGCCGGACGATATTCCCGAATCGCCGATCGATCTTTCCTACTGGGTGGCATCCAATTTGCAGGGCGTGCCGCAGGAGCAGCAGTCGCTTCTAGAATTGCAGGATACCGCTGCCCGGCTGGAGCGGGAAGCAGAGATTTTAACTTCAACGCGAAACCATCTTGCCGCTCGGACTGCTCTGAAGGACGTGTTTCAGTGA
- the pheA gene encoding prephenate dehydratase, producing MSELISSESIAYLGPTGTYTESAALACAQWLSQTRGRTLPILPYPSIAQAIRAVAKQEAQFAVVPVENSTEGSVRTTLDTVWQLEALQIQQALVLPISHALLSRASSLEAIETVYSHPQALAQCQGWLETFLPGVPLIPTNSTTEALQHVDDNPTIGAVSSQRAAQLYNLPIVAHPINDLPDNCTRFWVISLEPAITGKHTSLAFSLPANVPGSLVKTLEVLAKRNINLSRVESRPTKRAVGDYLFFVDLEADLQSEAVQSALPELKSCTETLKILGSYNIQTVIDGQLKPE from the coding sequence ATGTCCGAATTAATCAGTTCAGAATCAATTGCCTATCTGGGACCGACCGGAACCTATACAGAAAGTGCTGCTCTTGCCTGCGCTCAGTGGCTCTCCCAGACAAGGGGCAGAACCCTCCCCATCCTTCCCTATCCCAGTATTGCCCAGGCAATTCGAGCAGTAGCAAAGCAGGAGGCGCAGTTTGCCGTCGTTCCCGTCGAAAATTCCACGGAAGGCAGCGTTCGCACCACGCTCGATACCGTCTGGCAGCTAGAGGCGCTTCAGATTCAGCAGGCGCTCGTATTGCCCATCTCCCATGCGCTCCTTTCCCGTGCATCCAGTCTGGAGGCGATCGAAACCGTCTACTCCCATCCCCAGGCATTAGCGCAGTGTCAGGGCTGGCTTGAAACCTTTCTGCCCGGTGTACCTCTGATTCCTACCAACTCCACCACAGAGGCACTTCAGCACGTTGACGACAATCCTACGATCGGGGCAGTTTCCTCTCAGCGGGCGGCGCAGCTTTATAATTTGCCGATCGTTGCCCATCCCATTAACGATCTGCCGGATAACTGTACGCGCTTCTGGGTGATCAGCCTAGAACCTGCGATTACCGGAAAGCACACCTCACTTGCCTTTAGCCTACCCGCCAACGTTCCCGGCTCCCTGGTCAAAACGCTGGAAGTCCTGGCAAAGCGCAACATCAACCTTAGCCGCGTTGAATCTCGCCCCACGAAGCGTGCCGTAGGCGACTACCTGTTCTTTGTTGACCTGGAAGCCGATTTGCAGTCCGAGGCAGTTCAATCCGCCCTACCTGAACTCAAAAGCTGCACAGAAACTCTCAAGATCCTCGGCAGCTATAATATCCAGACCGTAATTGACGGACAGCTTAAACCAGAATAA
- the mnmE gene encoding tRNA uridine-5-carboxymethylaminomethyl(34) synthesis GTPase MnmE, giving the protein MVNFTSAQENQGKIYQGETIAAIATAVVPQQGSVSIVRLSGREAVSIARLLFDAPGNQPWESHRILYGQIRHPQTWQAIDEALLMLMLSPRSYTREDVVEFHCHGGMMAVQQVLQLCLEQGAKLAQPGEFTLRAFLNGRIDLTQAESISDLVGAQSAQAAQSALAGLQGKLAQPIRHLRSTCLEILAEVEARIDFEDDLPPLDEDWIRAQLSDVLRSVQQILTTADRGELLRSGIKVAIVGRPNVGKSSLLNAWSRTDRAIVTDLPGTTRDVVESYLVVQGIPVQVLDTAGIREASDRVEQIGVKRSQQVAQTADLVLLTIDAVAGWTLEDEEIYQQVKHRPLLLVLNKVDLSDTLPNLPVGHPIVQTAAAQQQGIEDLEEAIVTLIQADQLQAANLDVAINQRQAAALTRAQTALAQVQETIAAQLPLDFWTIDLRAAIQSLGEITGEEVTESVLDQIFSKFCIGK; this is encoded by the coding sequence ATGGTCAATTTCACATCGGCACAGGAGAATCAGGGCAAAATCTATCAGGGTGAGACGATCGCCGCGATTGCTACAGCCGTGGTGCCGCAGCAGGGCAGCGTTAGTATTGTGCGGCTTTCCGGTCGGGAGGCGGTTTCAATTGCGCGATTGCTGTTTGATGCGCCGGGAAACCAGCCGTGGGAAAGTCATCGGATTCTCTACGGGCAAATCCGCCATCCCCAAACTTGGCAAGCGATCGATGAAGCGTTGCTAATGCTGATGCTGTCTCCCCGTTCCTATACCCGCGAAGATGTAGTGGAGTTCCACTGTCACGGCGGCATGATGGCAGTGCAGCAGGTGCTTCAGCTTTGTCTGGAACAGGGGGCAAAACTGGCACAGCCGGGGGAATTTACGCTACGGGCGTTTCTCAACGGCAGAATCGATCTCACCCAGGCAGAAAGCATTTCCGATTTAGTAGGCGCACAGTCTGCCCAAGCTGCCCAATCCGCTCTGGCAGGACTCCAGGGAAAGCTGGCACAGCCGATTCGTCATTTGAGATCGACCTGCCTGGAAATTCTGGCAGAAGTAGAAGCCCGAATTGACTTTGAGGATGATCTGCCGCCATTAGACGAAGACTGGATTCGTGCCCAGTTAAGCGATGTGCTGCGATCGGTTCAGCAAATTCTTACCACTGCCGATCGGGGAGAGCTTTTGCGATCGGGAATTAAGGTAGCGATCGTGGGTCGCCCGAATGTGGGTAAATCCAGTTTGCTGAATGCCTGGAGCCGCACCGATCGCGCCATTGTCACCGATCTGCCAGGAACGACTCGCGATGTGGTGGAATCCTACCTCGTCGTTCAGGGTATCCCCGTTCAGGTATTGGATACGGCAGGCATCCGAGAAGCCTCCGACCGGGTCGAGCAAATTGGCGTGAAGCGATCGCAGCAGGTTGCCCAAACCGCCGATCTGGTGCTGCTAACGATCGATGCTGTCGCAGGCTGGACGCTCGAAGACGAGGAGATTTACCAGCAGGTCAAGCACCGTCCGCTGCTGCTTGTTCTGAATAAGGTTGATTTAAGCGATACCTTGCCCAATCTTCCCGTCGGACATCCGATCGTTCAAACCGCCGCCGCCCAGCAGCAGGGCATTGAGGATTTGGAGGAAGCGATCGTGACTCTGATTCAGGCAGATCAGCTTCAGGCTGCAAACCTCGACGTTGCCATTAACCAGCGACAGGCAGCCGCTCTCACCCGCGCCCAAACTGCTTTGGCTCAAGTGCAGGAAACGATCGCCGCCCAACTGCCCCTCGACTTTTGGACGATCGACCTCCGCGCAGCCATTCAATCCCTGGGCGAAATCACTGGAGAAGAGGTGACAGAATCCGTGCTGGATCAAATCTTCAGCAAGTTTTGCATTGGCAAGTAA
- a CDS encoding sensor histidine kinase, with product MVKEYQSAQGGAFGLFWEETEDAVLILDRRNCCIAVSQAVCKLLGVSEGELLDRSIAPYISLECGQFRHLKQRLIRFQIVRPDQQVRSIEATIIPNRRLQQELWLLHDVTVDWDWEKAIERALSQQNIPEIFAENAPVGMLVLDCQSRVMWLNPTMARITGMPIEELLGQAGWDFVPGVAQQQIAIYEQVLATGKPVLNVDISGTLLRQPEIKRTWLVSYFPIQSPSSTSCTCPAEIGGIGVIVRDITEVQEVQSQLQQVNAELEIQVQHQTAELQQSLQFEAMLKRITDKVRDSLDETQILQTAVEELQQALEPLSCDMGLYDLERKISAIAYESIQTDVPVAKGTIVSMNLYPEVYDRLLSGEHLHFCWISNRDTPAVRLSHQQLTMLAVPMMDGQEAIGDMWLYRPNERPFEAAEIRLVQQFANQCAIALRQSRLYQASQKQVHELERLNRLKDDFLSTVSHELRTPMANLKMAVQMLELHLTPLGLLTDASIPIASYYKILSEECDREMLLINDLLDMARLDAETELFQVAPIDLTVWLPHVAEVFHARMAHKQQQLMLAIDPDLPSLATDLFYLERMVVELLTNACKYTPTDETIQLAAQPTSDWIQVQVRNTGVEIPPAECDRIFDKFYRIPNSDPWKHGGTGLGLALVQKMAYRLGGAIRVESGSDRGKGYTCFTLTLPYRLQE from the coding sequence GTGGTGAAGGAATACCAGTCAGCGCAAGGTGGGGCATTCGGTCTATTTTGGGAGGAGACAGAGGATGCAGTCCTGATTCTTGATCGCCGGAATTGCTGTATTGCGGTAAGCCAGGCAGTCTGCAAGTTGCTGGGAGTGTCTGAGGGAGAGCTACTCGATCGATCGATCGCCCCCTATATTTCGCTGGAGTGCGGGCAGTTTCGGCACTTGAAACAGCGTTTAATCCGATTTCAGATTGTTCGTCCTGACCAGCAAGTGCGATCGATCGAAGCCACGATTATTCCGAACCGACGGCTTCAGCAGGAACTCTGGCTGCTTCACGACGTGACGGTTGACTGGGATTGGGAGAAGGCGATCGAGCGGGCACTGTCTCAGCAGAACATTCCAGAGATTTTTGCCGAAAATGCCCCCGTGGGGATGCTGGTGCTGGACTGCCAGTCCCGCGTCATGTGGCTCAATCCAACAATGGCAAGAATTACGGGAATGCCGATCGAAGAACTTTTGGGGCAAGCCGGATGGGATTTTGTACCGGGGGTTGCCCAGCAGCAAATTGCAATCTACGAGCAGGTTCTTGCGACGGGAAAGCCCGTTCTCAACGTTGATATCTCTGGCACCCTGCTTCGCCAGCCTGAAATTAAGCGAACCTGGCTAGTTTCCTATTTCCCAATTCAGTCCCCGAGTTCGACGAGCTGCACTTGCCCTGCTGAAATCGGGGGCATCGGGGTGATTGTGCGAGACATCACTGAAGTTCAGGAGGTACAGTCTCAGCTTCAGCAGGTGAATGCCGAGCTAGAAATCCAAGTGCAGCATCAAACCGCTGAACTTCAGCAGTCTCTCCAATTTGAGGCGATGCTCAAGCGAATTACAGATAAGGTTCGCGATTCCCTTGACGAAACCCAGATCTTGCAAACGGCAGTGGAGGAATTGCAGCAGGCACTTGAACCCCTGAGCTGCGATATGGGGCTATATGACCTGGAAAGAAAAATATCTGCGATCGCCTACGAATCTATTCAGACAGATGTGCCCGTTGCTAAGGGAACGATCGTTTCCATGAATCTTTACCCGGAGGTGTACGATCGGCTGTTGTCGGGAGAGCATCTTCACTTTTGCTGGATCTCAAATCGGGATACTCCAGCGGTTCGCCTCTCCCATCAGCAGTTAACGATGCTGGCGGTGCCGATGATGGATGGACAGGAGGCGATCGGGGATATGTGGCTGTATCGCCCAAATGAGCGACCCTTTGAAGCGGCAGAAATTCGGCTGGTGCAACAGTTCGCCAATCAGTGTGCGATCGCTTTGCGACAGTCACGGCTTTATCAGGCATCGCAAAAGCAGGTGCATGAGCTGGAGCGGTTGAATCGCCTGAAGGACGATTTTCTCAGCACTGTATCCCATGAGCTTCGTACTCCAATGGCGAATCTCAAAATGGCAGTGCAAATGCTGGAACTCCACCTGACTCCCCTGGGGCTCCTAACCGATGCTTCGATTCCGATCGCCAGCTACTACAAGATCCTGAGTGAAGAGTGCGATCGGGAAATGCTGTTAATTAATGATCTGCTGGATATGGCTCGGTTAGATGCGGAAACGGAGCTGTTTCAGGTTGCGCCGATCGATTTAACGGTGTGGCTGCCTCACGTCGCGGAGGTATTCCATGCCCGGATGGCACACAAGCAGCAGCAGTTGATGCTGGCGATCGATCCTGATTTGCCCAGTCTGGCGACCGATTTGTTTTATTTGGAACGGATGGTGGTTGAGCTGTTAACCAACGCCTGCAAATACACGCCAACCGACGAGACGATTCAGCTTGCCGCCCAACCTACTTCAGACTGGATTCAGGTTCAGGTGAGGAACACTGGCGTTGAAATCCCCCCCGCAGAGTGCGATCGTATCTTTGATAAGTTCTACCGCATTCCCAACAGCGATCCCTGGAAGCACGGCGGCACCGGGCTGGGACTGGCACTGGTGCAGAAAATGGCGTATCGGTTGGGTGGAGCTATCCGGGTGGAGAGCGGTTCCGATCGCGGCAAGGGCTACACTTGCTTTACACTGACGCTGCCATATCGTTTGCAGGAATAG
- a CDS encoding DUF938 domain-containing protein, whose product MDARQYAPATQRNREPILDILRQVLPPACSVLEISSGTGEHAVFFAPRLAPRLWLPSDPNPQALASIAAWRQECPAPNLYPPIALDARDAVWAVEQTPLPEVLRGLDVTQTPIRAIVNINMIHISPWSATLGLMAGADRLLPSGGVLYLYGPYRREGRHTAPSNAAFDQSLQMQNPEWGVRDLEAVMKAAEAAGLAFTRIWEMPANNLSVVFQKP is encoded by the coding sequence ATGGATGCTCGCCAGTATGCCCCCGCAACCCAGCGCAATCGTGAACCCATTCTGGACATACTGCGTCAGGTGTTGCCGCCAGCCTGCTCAGTGTTAGAAATTTCGAGTGGAACGGGAGAACACGCTGTCTTTTTCGCGCCCCGGCTTGCCCCGCGTCTCTGGCTTCCCTCCGATCCTAACCCTCAGGCGCTTGCCAGTATTGCCGCATGGCGGCAGGAATGTCCGGCACCCAACCTCTATCCGCCGATCGCCCTGGATGCCCGTGATGCAGTGTGGGCAGTAGAGCAAACGCCTTTACCAGAAGTATTGCGCGGGCTAGATGTAACCCAAACTCCGATTCGGGCGATCGTGAATATCAATATGATCCATATCTCCCCCTGGTCTGCCACTCTGGGACTGATGGCAGGGGCAGATCGTCTGTTGCCCAGCGGCGGTGTTTTGTATCTCTACGGTCCCTATCGGCGGGAGGGAAGGCATACTGCTCCCAGTAATGCTGCCTTTGACCAGAGCTTGCAAATGCAAAATCCCGAATGGGGTGTGCGTGACCTGGAGGCGGTTATGAAAGCGGCGGAGGCAGCAGGTCTAGCCTTTACTAGAATTTGGGAAATGCCTGCGAACAATCTGTCAGTGGTGTTCCAGAAGCCCTGA
- a CDS encoding ABC transporter ATP-binding protein encodes MTSPPHPQSSVNSLLRVLGSLRHYRWLAIGALLSSLLLTGAYAVTPQLFRWGIDQGIAAQNSRVVMLCAGAMVLAAIGRGLFNFGQSFWAEAASQGVAYDLRNRIFSKIQNLSFSYHDRSQTSQLLTRVTNDIDQIRSFLSTSLIQVISGLVTLVTIATILILMNWELALITLMVVPLSAWLMARFLTRNADLFRRVQEQLGDLNAVLQENLFGVRVVKAYVREGAETDRYTRMNKRLIDTNMQTIRAIRNTFPYIFLLSNLVTVVVVGYGGAAVINGRFSIGELVAFNSYLLLILQPILLIGFAAPAIAQAAASAERIYEVVDAAVEIRDRLNAVPFETCGGRITFENVWFRYPGSSTEALKGISFETKPKELIAILGMTGSGKSTIMNLIPRFYDVTQGAIRIDGRDVRDFQLHSLRSHIGIVFQETTLFSGTIRENIAYAKPNATLEEVIEVAKTAQIHDFITSLPDGYSTIVGERGIGLSGGQKQRIAIARTLLTDYSILILDDSTSAVDARTANEIQTALDDLMRRKTCTSFVIAQRISTVRNADRILLMDKGRLVAQGTHEELMRTSPLYGVILESQVKKGG; translated from the coding sequence TTGACTTCTCCTCCTCACCCCCAATCCTCTGTCAATTCGCTGCTGCGTGTACTGGGCAGCCTCAGACACTATCGCTGGCTGGCGATCGGCGCATTGCTCAGTTCTTTACTGCTAACGGGGGCATATGCAGTCACCCCTCAGCTCTTTCGATGGGGCATCGATCAGGGGATTGCGGCGCAAAACTCCAGGGTGGTGATGCTCTGTGCGGGGGCGATGGTGCTGGCGGCGATCGGGCGAGGGCTGTTCAACTTTGGACAAAGCTTCTGGGCAGAGGCGGCTTCCCAGGGCGTTGCCTACGACCTACGAAATCGGATTTTTAGCAAAATTCAGAACCTGAGCTTTAGCTATCACGATCGCTCCCAAACCTCCCAGCTGCTCACCCGCGTCACCAACGATATTGATCAGATTCGATCGTTCCTCAGCACTAGCCTGATCCAGGTGATTAGCGGCTTAGTCACCCTGGTAACGATCGCCACAATCTTGATTTTGATGAACTGGGAACTTGCCCTGATTACCCTTATGGTGGTTCCCCTCTCCGCCTGGCTGATGGCGCGATTTCTCACCCGCAATGCCGATCTGTTTCGCCGAGTCCAGGAACAGTTAGGCGATCTGAATGCCGTGCTGCAAGAAAACCTCTTTGGGGTGCGGGTGGTGAAAGCCTATGTGCGTGAAGGGGCAGAAACCGATCGCTATACGCGGATGAACAAACGCCTGATCGACACCAACATGCAGACGATCCGGGCAATCCGCAATACTTTTCCCTATATCTTCCTGCTCAGCAACCTGGTAACGGTGGTCGTGGTGGGATACGGTGGTGCGGCGGTGATCAACGGCAGATTTTCGATCGGTGAACTGGTCGCGTTCAATTCCTACCTGCTGCTGATTTTGCAGCCCATTTTGCTGATTGGATTCGCGGCTCCGGCGATCGCCCAGGCGGCAGCTTCGGCAGAAAGAATTTATGAAGTGGTGGATGCGGCAGTCGAAATTCGCGATCGTCTCAATGCCGTCCCGTTTGAAACCTGCGGCGGCAGAATTACCTTTGAGAATGTCTGGTTTCGCTATCCTGGCTCCAGCACCGAGGCTCTGAAGGGCATCTCCTTTGAAACGAAGCCAAAGGAATTGATCGCGATTCTAGGCATGACCGGATCGGGCAAAAGCACGATCATGAACCTGATTCCGCGATTCTACGACGTTACCCAGGGGGCAATCCGGATCGACGGACGGGATGTGCGCGATTTTCAGCTTCACAGCCTGCGATCGCATATTGGCATCGTCTTCCAGGAAACGACCCTCTTTTCCGGCACGATTCGCGAAAATATTGCCTACGCCAAACCCAATGCCACCCTGGAAGAAGTGATCGAAGTTGCCAAAACTGCCCAAATCCACGACTTTATCACCAGCCTGCCGGACGGCTACAGCACGATCGTCGGGGAACGGGGCATTGGCTTATCCGGTGGACAAAAACAGCGCATCGCGATCGCCCGCACTCTGCTGACCGACTACAGCATTCTCATCCTTGATGACAGCACTTCCGCCGTCGATGCCCGTACTGCAAACGAGATCCAGACTGCCCTGGATGACTTGATGCGCCGTAAAACCTGCACCTCCTTCGTGATCGCCCAACGAATCAGCACCGTCCGCAACGCCGATCGGATTCTGCTGATGGACAAAGGCAGGCTCGTCGCCCAGGGCACCCATGAGGAGCTAATGCGAACCAGTCCGCTGTATGGGGTCATTCTGGAATCACAGGTAAAGAAAGGGGGGTGA
- a CDS encoding antibiotic biosynthesis monooxygenase family protein — MSEFQDFLKRRFAYVAIGEFKPGKFDEACSLYEEAVSTYGQGFEGTFLLQEPGTDRGISIIFWDSPADMEANRSEDHEAILKKMKPLFAKPPEVNFYEVVCDVQPGQGDE, encoded by the coding sequence ATGTCGGAATTTCAAGATTTCTTAAAGCGCAGATTTGCCTACGTTGCGATCGGTGAATTCAAGCCCGGCAAATTTGACGAAGCCTGTAGCCTTTACGAAGAAGCCGTTTCAACCTACGGACAAGGCTTTGAAGGGACTTTTTTACTGCAAGAACCAGGAACCGATCGCGGCATCTCCATTATTTTTTGGGATAGCCCCGCTGACATGGAAGCCAATCGATCGGAAGACCATGAAGCAATTTTGAAAAAAATGAAGCCCCTGTTTGCCAAACCACCAGAGGTTAACTTTTATGAGGTGGTTTGTGATGTGCAGCCAGGGCAGGGAGATGAGTAG
- a CDS encoding phosphoribosyltransferase encodes MRQPFQDRRDAGQQLARQLIEYADRPDAIVLGLPRGGVPIAYEIATALHLPLDICLVRKLGVPGQEELAMGAIAPGNVIVLNRDVIRSLQISKDALDSVALKEQQELNRRDRAYRGDRPFPELRNRTVILVDDGIATGSTIRAAIATVRAAEPRAIIVAVPIAASETVKDLQAMVDRVVCLLMPEPLHAIGQWYEDFGQTSDEEVQGLLRSGGVEE; translated from the coding sequence ATGAGGCAACCATTTCAGGATCGCAGAGATGCCGGACAGCAGCTTGCTCGTCAGCTGATTGAGTATGCCGATCGTCCAGATGCGATCGTGTTGGGTTTACCGAGAGGGGGGGTGCCGATCGCCTATGAGATTGCAACGGCGCTCCATTTGCCGCTAGATATTTGCCTGGTACGGAAGCTGGGCGTTCCTGGACAGGAAGAACTGGCAATGGGGGCAATCGCTCCGGGAAATGTCATCGTTCTGAATCGGGACGTGATTCGATCGCTACAGATCTCGAAGGACGCTTTGGATTCGGTTGCTTTAAAGGAACAGCAGGAGCTGAACCGTCGCGATCGTGCATATCGAGGCGATCGACCCTTTCCTGAATTGAGAAATCGCACCGTTATTCTAGTGGACGACGGCATTGCGACAGGGTCTACCATCCGAGCCGCTATTGCTACAGTTCGGGCGGCTGAGCCACGGGCAATTATTGTGGCAGTACCGATTGCTGCCTCCGAGACAGTGAAGGACTTACAGGCAATGGTCGATCGGGTGGTCTGCCTGCTGATGCCGGAGCCACTTCATGCGATCGGACAGTGGTATGAAGATTTTGGACAGACCTCGGATGAGGAGGTGCAGGGATTGTTGAGGAGTGGAGGAGTGGAGGAGTGA
- a CDS encoding 4-hydroxybenzoate solanesyltransferase: MLTQPTSEPTWLTIARLLRWDKPTGRLILMIPALWAVVLAAQGKPPLLLLAVIVVGSLATSAAGCVVNDLWDRDIDPQVNRTRNRPLASRALSVNTGIVVAIVSFACAWGAAAYLNRFSFWLCVAAIPVIVFYPLAKRVFPIPQLVLSIAWGFAVLISWSAVTASLEPSTWLLWGATVLWTLGFDTVYALADREDDERIGVNSSARFFGKYAPLAIGLFFAGTAVCLTALGILLNLNVWFWTTLAIGCVGWFWQSWQLRLPPSDPGIYSQIFRQNVWLGFVLLAGMELGVLGG; encoded by the coding sequence ATGCTCACCCAACCCACCTCCGAACCCACCTGGCTCACGATCGCCCGCCTCCTGCGCTGGGACAAACCCACTGGACGCCTGATTCTGATGATTCCTGCCCTGTGGGCAGTGGTGCTTGCTGCTCAGGGGAAGCCGCCCTTACTGCTGCTGGCGGTGATTGTAGTCGGCAGTCTGGCAACGAGCGCAGCAGGCTGTGTGGTGAACGACCTCTGGGATCGGGACATTGACCCACAGGTAAACCGAACCCGCAATCGTCCGCTTGCCTCCCGTGCGCTATCTGTCAATACCGGAATTGTGGTGGCGATCGTCTCTTTTGCCTGTGCCTGGGGAGCGGCAGCCTACCTGAATCGCTTTAGTTTCTGGCTCTGTGTGGCGGCAATTCCGGTGATTGTGTTTTACCCGCTCGCAAAGCGCGTGTTTCCGATCCCGCAGCTGGTGCTGTCGATCGCCTGGGGATTTGCAGTGCTGATTAGCTGGAGTGCAGTAACGGCAAGCCTGGAGCCTTCCACCTGGCTACTTTGGGGGGCAACGGTTCTGTGGACACTAGGATTTGACACCGTTTATGCCCTTGCCGATCGGGAAGACGATGAGCGAATTGGCGTGAATTCCAGCGCCCGATTTTTTGGCAAGTACGCACCGTTGGCGATCGGGCTATTTTTTGCGGGGACGGCAGTTTGTCTTACGGCTCTGGGAATTCTGCTGAATTTGAATGTTTGGTTCTGGACCACGCTAGCGATTGGCTGTGTGGGGTGGTTCTGGCAGTCCTGGCAGTTGCGTCTGCCGCCGAGCGATCCGGGCATCTATAGTCAGATTTTTCGGCAGAATGTTTGGCTGGGGTTTGTGCTGCTGGCGGGTATGGAGTTAGGGGTTTTGGGAGGGTGA